One window from the genome of Paenibacillus azoreducens encodes:
- a CDS encoding aldolase catalytic domain-containing protein — MKTNPCKIVDCTIRDGGLVNNWDFSVEFVQDLYAGLNEAGVDYMEIGYKNSPKLLKGADQAGPWRFLNDDFLRQVIPQKGKTKLSALVDIGRVDVDDILPRSESMLDLIRVACYIKDVDKALELIQVFHDRGYETTLNIMALSNVMENELLEAFEMIKDSVVDVVYIVDSYGSLDHKDVEYLVEKFKTNLPNKRLGVHTHNNMQLAFSNTLTAAEHGVELLDASVYGMGRAAGNCPTELLVTHLKNTHYTLRPVLDIIERYMIPLREKVEWGYLIPYMITGTLDEHPRSAMAQRVSKDKDKYVDFYDKLTTPEVNFDTK, encoded by the coding sequence TTGAAGACCAACCCTTGCAAGATTGTGGACTGCACCATTCGTGATGGTGGACTGGTAAATAATTGGGACTTTAGCGTTGAATTTGTACAGGATCTATATGCCGGACTGAATGAGGCTGGCGTTGATTATATGGAAATCGGCTACAAAAACTCTCCGAAACTGCTGAAGGGGGCCGATCAGGCCGGACCATGGCGTTTTCTGAACGATGATTTCCTGCGTCAAGTGATTCCTCAAAAGGGTAAAACCAAGTTATCCGCTCTGGTTGATATCGGCCGGGTTGACGTGGACGACATTTTGCCGCGTTCCGAGAGCATGCTTGATCTGATCCGGGTAGCCTGCTATATCAAGGATGTGGATAAGGCGCTTGAACTGATTCAGGTCTTCCATGACCGCGGATACGAGACAACCCTGAACATTATGGCCTTGTCCAACGTGATGGAAAATGAGCTTCTCGAAGCTTTTGAAATGATAAAGGACAGCGTGGTGGACGTTGTTTATATTGTTGATTCTTACGGAAGTCTGGATCACAAGGATGTTGAATATTTGGTAGAAAAATTTAAAACCAATCTTCCTAATAAACGTCTTGGGGTGCATACGCACAACAACATGCAGCTGGCGTTCTCCAATACGTTGACGGCGGCTGAGCATGGCGTAGAGCTGCTGGATGCTTCCGTGTACGGCATGGGACGCGCCGCAGGGAACTGCCCGACGGAACTGCTTGTGACGCATTTGAAAAATACCCATTACACGCTGCGTCCGGTGCTTGACATTATCGAACGTTATATGATCCCTCTCCGTGAAAAAGTAGAGTGGGGGTACCTGATTCCTTACATGATCACGGGGACGCTCGATGAACATCCGCGTTCGGCCATGGCGCAGCGCGTTTCGAAGGATAAGGATAAATACGTGGATTTCTATGACAAACTGACGACGCCTGAAGTGAACTTCGATACCAAATAA
- a CDS encoding FeoA family protein, whose amino-acid sequence MMNEPTSLIDLQPGSSGSIYAIKEMNPILRQRLYDLGVHEGSIVSMKQRGPFGGPITLECNGQLLGIRQKEAREIEVSLQ is encoded by the coding sequence ATGATGAACGAACCAACATCCCTTATTGATTTACAACCCGGCAGCTCGGGTTCCATATATGCAATCAAAGAAATGAATCCGATTCTCCGGCAACGCCTGTATGATTTGGGCGTTCATGAAGGCTCCATTGTCTCGATGAAGCAGCGCGGACCTTTCGGCGGTCCGATTACACTGGAATGCAACGGACAATTGCTCGGAATCCGGCAGAAGGAAGCGCGTGAAATCGAGGTGTCCCTCCAATGA